One Desulfosoma caldarium DNA segment encodes these proteins:
- a CDS encoding PaaI family thioesterase, with protein sequence MVMDDIRRMIETAIPFVERSGLKVLELSPGYVKLRMPFDGNQNHVGTMYAGALFTLAEIPGGALCYGTFDPQKYFPLAKEMTIRYRKPVRTDAFIEVGLSQNEIQRIQRDLDTHGKADFTVHADVRDAEGDAVASISGLYQIRAVTL encoded by the coding sequence ATGGTCATGGATGACATTCGGCGAATGATTGAAACGGCGATTCCTTTTGTGGAGCGATCCGGTTTGAAGGTTCTGGAACTGTCTCCCGGCTACGTGAAGCTGCGCATGCCCTTTGACGGCAACCAAAACCATGTGGGCACCATGTATGCGGGAGCGCTCTTTACCCTGGCGGAAATTCCCGGCGGAGCCTTGTGCTACGGCACCTTCGATCCTCAAAAATATTTTCCCTTGGCCAAGGAAATGACCATTCGGTATCGAAAACCTGTCCGAACCGACGCGTTCATTGAAGTGGGGCTTTCTCAGAATGAGATTCAGCGTATTCAGCGGGATCTGGACACCCACGGCAAGGCCGACTTTACGGTGCACGCGGATGTTCGGGATGCCGAGGGCGATGCCGTTGCCTCTATTTCCGGCCTTTATCAAATCCGGGCTGTGACCTTGTAA